The Pseudoalteromonas tunicata genome segment GCGCTTGGCATAATCGAGTGCCTGTTGCGGTTTTGCTTCAGCCTTGGCTAAGAGCGCTTTTAGATAAGAATTTTCAGCGGTATCAAGTTTTATATCATCAACCAGAGCTTGAGCTTTAAGTAAGTTATTGCGTTCTATGTAGAGCATTAGTAATTGTTCACGTGCGGCTTGTGCAACCCAGTGGGTTGGCGTTAAAGCTGCAAACTCAAGTACTTGCTTTAAGTGAGGCTCTTTTTCTGCGTCGCTTTTAGCAAAAATAGCATAGTGGAATGGGATTTTCGCATAGTAATAAAGAGGTAATTTATATTGCCGCATTTTAATTTCTGCTTGGCGAAGGTATTGATATTTTTCTTCTGATTGCTGATGTTTGCTTGCTAATACTGATAGATAAGTTAGGGCATCGAGTTCTCTGGATTTGTCATTTGCTTGTAAAGCCAAGTTGGCTGAAGATAATAAACTCTGTTTAATTGCCGGATAATCATTGCGTAGGTGGTAAAGCCAAGAGTATGCATAAAGCGTATCTGATTGGCGTTTTAAATCAGCAATCTTTTGAAACTCAACCAAGGCTAATTTGAGCTTTTCTTCACTGGATTCACTTAACTCACTTTGCGTTAAAATCTCACTCTGTTTTAAATAGGCATTACCTAGTTGTTGCGGGTTTTGGTTGTGTTCGCCAAGCAAAATCAGCTTATTGGTCATCACCATCGCTTTGTCTAATTCATTTAATTCAATGTAGCTGGCAATCAGGTTGTGCAAAATAATCGCGTCATTGGGGTCTGATTGGTGTGCAATCGTTAATGCGGCTTGTTTAATTTCAGGTGGCTGGGGCTGTTCAATCAGTGAATAAATAAAGGGTTTTTGCAGGTGTGCGATCAGTTTATTGTCTACATCTTGCAAGCTATTACCACTGAGTTGACCTTGCCACTCGTCAAAAGGCCCTTTAAGGTTGAAGTCTAAAAAGAACAGATTGTTATATGCTCGCAACTGGCCACTGAGAATGATTTGGTGGGTTGCTTTAATGCTAGGGTAGCTCTGCTCTGCGGTCGTGCTAAAGTCATCACTGTTATATGAGTTCAGCAGGGTAAAATCTAATCTCGGTGTATCTTCTAATGTTAGCTGTGTATTGGCGATAGAGCTCGAAAAGGGAATGTAAGCGATGCGATGCAGTGTGCCATTTTGTTCAATTTTATTTGTACTTAGCTGCATAAATCCAATGAGCACTAAAAGTGCGCAGGCAAATGTTGCGATATAACGAGGTATGTTGTGCTTATGGTTCAATTCAACAGTACTATTTAAGGTTTTGTTGACAGAACTATCGTTGGGTACTGTGTTGGTTTGATAATCGGTTGAGTATGTTTTTAATTGCCATTGATAACCCCGTTTTGAGAAGGTTTTAATTGCTTCGTTACCAAATAGGCTGCGTAAGTGACTGATATTTTGAAATACCGCTTGTTCAGATACCACTTTATCTTGCCAAATGGCGTCTAAAATTTCTTCTTTACTGAATACATGAGTGGATTGGCTGAGCATCAACGCCAGCAACTTAGCTTCGTTATGGCGAATAGCAATATCTTCACCATCACGAGTTAAAATTAGGCGAGTACTATTAAATTCAAAGTTGAGAAAGTGATAACGCATAGCTGCTATTTGACAATAATTAACGAGCAAATAGTAACTGATTGAAAGAAGAACAACATGTTTTTTATGAAACAATTCATGTTGTAACAAGGTTAAGCCACAAGTATGACTTAACCTTGATTTAGGTTATCTGGTTACTAATTAGCTTTTTACCAAACAATGAATCCGTGTCAGTAACTCGGTTGGTGGGGTGTTTTTTGGATCATTGAGATACTCTTCAAATGGCGGAAAATCGAGCGGTTCCAGTTCACTTTGTGGTAACCAATGACCAAAAAGCCAATCATAAGGTTGTTCGAGTTCTGCATACGGGCCTTTAAATAATAATGTTGCGGCTTTGCCCGCAGGCAAGGCGATCACTTTAAGATTTGGATCGCTTGCGTTTTGTTCGGTAGCTGCAGGCACACTGATACAGGCCGTTGATCTGAGATCTGCTTGAGCCACTGTTTTTGGGTCATCAAAGTAAAGACCAAATGATCGTGTCTCTTGGTTTACCAAGCCTAAGCTTGCCGCGGCGATAAATAGCTTTTCAAATGTTTGGCCAATGTTCATGTAATCGCCTTGATGATCAAGGCCAAGTAAGGTCAGCTCAGTGATTGGCATCATGTCAATTGTGTACATAATTGGGTATTCCTTGTGGTGAATGGAGGGTCGATAATGTGACGCTAAAGTTGCTTGGCTTTCTTTGCGGTAGAGTGAAGGGCTAACATTAAACTCTTTACTGAACGCGCGGCTAAATGCATCGATACCACTGTAACTCGACTCTTTTGCTATTTCTGCCAATGATTTATTGGTACGAATTAGTAGAGCTGCACTTTTGCTTAGGCGCATTCGTCTGACCGAAACATTAATTGGTTCGCCCACCATTTCACGATAAATTCGATGAAAATGATAGGGCGATAAACATGCGATATCAGCTAGCGTATTGATGTCGAGATTGTCTGCAACATGTTGATACATATAATCAATTACTCGATTTAAACGCTGCTGATAATTACTTTGGGTCGATGCTCGCATATTTAGCTCCTATTGCGTCACTCACCTCACTGTACCCTAAGTGTATTTGACAATGTTTGCTATGTTGAGCGGTTTTATGAACTCAAGTCACCTTAGCTTACTGACTGGCAGCGTAAATAACTTGCTGCTAGTGCGCTTAGCACTTGGCTGCGGTTTATTAAACCAATTACTTTATTGCCTTCAACTACTGGGTAGTTTTTTGGTTGTGCCTGCAACATTCGCTCGGCTAAATCGGCAATGCTCATATTTGCGTCAATTGCGATCACATCGGTGCGCATTAAGTCTTTGACTTTAATCGCCCCATCACAAAAATAACTGTTGTTTAGCATAGGTTTTAGCAATTCGTGTTCAGAAATAAAGCCAATTAATTCGCGGTTGTTGCCAAGTACTGGGGCGCCAAGTAATTGATATTTTTTTAGTTCTGCTATGGCTTCAGTAATTTCTGTATTGGCTGTGACATTAGGTAGTTGTTTGATCAGGTGTTGTTTTACGGTATCCATAATCTGCTCCAAGCGAGTGGTCGTTTTGATGGTTTGAGTATGAATGAAGGGTTTTTATTTTAAAAATTGATTAAATATATCAGAACAACCATTTTTTTAGATGAATCTATGTGGAGGGAGTAATTTTCGAGTATTGAGGCTAATTATGCCTAAGTGCTAGGCATTACCACATATCACTTAGGCATATAAGTTTGGGGCAACTTATTGGTTAATATTGTGATTGTTTAAGAGTACATCAAGCTCTTTACAGGATTTACCATGTAAAAACTCAGCTGTAACAAGGCTCATTTGTTGTTTTAACCACTGCGGCCCATGGTCGGCCATATCGTTATGGCGCGCATTAGCTATTGATACTACACAGCTATTAAATTGTAGTTGTTCAGCTTGAGTAGGTAACACCTTATCATCGGCAGGGTAATCCGATGCCCTGACAGATAAAATCTTAATGTCTTTTGTGCGTGGCAAAGGTACTCGACGATGGTCATAAGTGATAACAGCATCGATAAATGAATGACCTTGATTAGCAAGGAGAGCCGAAATGTCGCCGCCATTAGAATGACCCATTAAGGTCACTGCATCAAAGTTATATTCGGGATACTGGCTTTTGAGTGCTTGGCGCACAAATAACACTGTTTGCGCACCACGTTGCCAATTTTCGTTACGGGTTTTAACAAAAGGTTGTTCACGCGATAGCGGTGGATCGTTTGCTAACTCATGGGCAATCGATACCATTAACACACCTTGTTGATTAAGTTGCTTGGCTAAAAAAGTGTAATCAGTATTAGCCATGCCATAACCCGCACCAAAAATAGCGACTTTACAAGGAGCGTTTTTATTGCAGTTGCTTGTATTGGGAAAATATAACGTCACAGGAATATCACGATGGCGAGCTTCATCGTGAATAATTTGTGTATGATGTTCGAGTGTTAGAGTTTCATTACTTGATGTGGCGTTTAAAGTCGTGGGTAAAATAGCCGATAAAAACGTAACAAGGCTAGACAGATTCAAACGAAGTACTCCATTATTAAATCAGCAAGATAGATTAATTTAAGTGCGAATGCAAAAAGCTGACCGATGTCAGCTTTTCAATTCAAAACATTATAACAAGGTGTTACTTAATAAACGCAAAGGCATCGGCGTACATCTGTTCGCGAATTGCCCCTTGGTTTATAAAGTCATCACGTACAATACCTATCATGTCAAAACGACCCGCCATGTAGATGTCGTAATCAACTAGCGAGACAAAATCTTTTAATACCGCTAAATGCACATAACCACTATGGCCTTGCCAATCGGCTGCTGGATTTTCAATTACTGGAATGTAGTTAAAGTGCGGATTGCTTGCTGCCCATGCTTTCATTTCATCATCGGCGTATAGCGCACTTGAATCTTTTACACCCCAGTAAAAGAATACTGGGCGATCGCAGCCTGCTTCTTGTAGATGGTCAGCCATTGATTTTACGTATGAAAAACCTGTACCACCGGCCAAAAGAATAATAGGACGGCTACTTTGCTCGCGCAGTTCTGATACACCTAAGCCCACTTCAAGGTTTGCTTGTGTGCCCGCAGCATGATGACTGCGTAAATGATCGAGCGCTTGGCGCGCATAGCCATCAGCGACACCTGCGCCAATATGTAATTCGAGTAAATCGGTTTGACTAGGTTTGCTGGCGATTGAAAAAGCGCGTTTATCCTTTTCGCCAAGCACTACTTGAAGATACTGACCGGCTTTAAACTCGGCAGCTTGCGCTGGTTTGAGTTCAACTTTAAAAATGAACTCGGTCAGTGGGCTGATGCTGATCACATCAGCGAGTAATTGTTGCATTTTAATACCTTTTCACGACGCGTTTATTTATTTTAGCTGTTTTTTGCTCAGCTATTAAGCTTTGTTTTTGATGATGCCAAGCGAATCCCAGATGTCATCAACTTTGGCTTTCACTTTAGG includes the following:
- a CDS encoding winged helix-turn-helix domain-containing protein encodes the protein MRYHFLNFEFNSTRLILTRDGEDIAIRHNEAKLLALMLSQSTHVFSKEEILDAIWQDKVVSEQAVFQNISHLRSLFGNEAIKTFSKRGYQWQLKTYSTDYQTNTVPNDSSVNKTLNSTVELNHKHNIPRYIATFACALLVLIGFMQLSTNKIEQNGTLHRIAYIPFSSSIANTQLTLEDTPRLDFTLLNSYNSDDFSTTAEQSYPSIKATHQIILSGQLRAYNNLFFLDFNLKGPFDEWQGQLSGNSLQDVDNKLIAHLQKPFIYSLIEQPQPPEIKQAALTIAHQSDPNDAIILHNLIASYIELNELDKAMVMTNKLILLGEHNQNPQQLGNAYLKQSEILTQSELSESSEEKLKLALVEFQKIADLKRQSDTLYAYSWLYHLRNDYPAIKQSLLSSANLALQANDKSRELDALTYLSVLASKHQQSEEKYQYLRQAEIKMRQYKLPLYYYAKIPFHYAIFAKSDAEKEPHLKQVLEFAALTPTHWVAQAAREQLLMLYIERNNLLKAQALVDDIKLDTAENSYLKALLAKAEAKPQQALDYAKRTFEQARLAGKINLSLDASLFLLTQHQNESVDYDFHRLYIKKHAPKYWISRHQATLSDHHIL
- a CDS encoding AraC family transcriptional regulator; this translates as MRASTQSNYQQRLNRVIDYMYQHVADNLDINTLADIACLSPYHFHRIYREMVGEPINVSVRRMRLSKSAALLIRTNKSLAEIAKESSYSGIDAFSRAFSKEFNVSPSLYRKESQATLASHYRPSIHHKEYPIMYTIDMMPITELTLLGLDHQGDYMNIGQTFEKLFIAAASLGLVNQETRSFGLYFDDPKTVAQADLRSTACISVPAATEQNASDPNLKVIALPAGKAATLLFKGPYAELEQPYDWLFGHWLPQSELEPLDFPPFEEYLNDPKNTPPTELLTRIHCLVKS
- a CDS encoding CBS domain-containing protein; this encodes MDTVKQHLIKQLPNVTANTEITEAIAELKKYQLLGAPVLGNNRELIGFISEHELLKPMLNNSYFCDGAIKVKDLMRTDVIAIDANMSIADLAERMLQAQPKNYPVVEGNKVIGLINRSQVLSALAASYLRCQSVS
- a CDS encoding alpha/beta hydrolase, whose amino-acid sequence is MNLSSLVTFLSAILPTTLNATSSNETLTLEHHTQIIHDEARHRDIPVTLYFPNTSNCNKNAPCKVAIFGAGYGMANTDYTFLAKQLNQQGVLMVSIAHELANDPPLSREQPFVKTRNENWQRGAQTVLFVRQALKSQYPEYNFDAVTLMGHSNGGDISALLANQGHSFIDAVITYDHRRVPLPRTKDIKILSVRASDYPADDKVLPTQAEQLQFNSCVVSIANARHNDMADHGPQWLKQQMSLVTAEFLHGKSCKELDVLLNNHNINQ
- the fre gene encoding NAD(P)H-flavin reductase codes for the protein MQQLLADVISISPLTEFIFKVELKPAQAAEFKAGQYLQVVLGEKDKRAFSIASKPSQTDLLELHIGAGVADGYARQALDHLRSHHAAGTQANLEVGLGVSELREQSSRPIILLAGGTGFSYVKSMADHLQEAGCDRPVFFYWGVKDSSALYADDEMKAWAASNPHFNYIPVIENPAADWQGHSGYVHLAVLKDFVSLVDYDIYMAGRFDMIGIVRDDFINQGAIREQMYADAFAFIK